The following are encoded in a window of Gigantopelta aegis isolate Gae_Host unplaced genomic scaffold, Gae_host_genome ctg9815_pilon_pilon, whole genome shotgun sequence genomic DNA:
- the LOC121367177 gene encoding uncharacterized protein LOC121367177: MKHLADHKLNRLNYNTYVKTRAHNKAETLLDDLGVVILVGSPGSGKSTLGLHLMAHIKNTKKRQVLLLQHPSQFEDISIPPSMVNIEQEEKLVIMIDDIFGRTNLIGEYEQ, encoded by the coding sequence ACCTAGCAGATCACAAGTTAAATAGGCTCAACTACAACACATACGTAAAGACGAGAGCTCACAACAAAGCCGAGACTCTCCTCGATGATCTAGGCGTTGTAATCTTAGTGGGAAGTCCAGGATCAGGAAAGTCAACTCTTGGTTTACACCTCATGGCACACATCAAAAACACCAAGAAAAGGCAAGTATTACTGTTGCAGCATCCTTCACAGTTTGAAGACATCTCAATTCCCCCTTCAATGGTGAATATTGAGCAAGAAGAGAAACTAGTTATTATGATTGATGACATTTTTGGAAGGACCAATCTTATAGGTGAATATGAACAAAA